AGGCTCGCCTCCCCGTTGGTGAAGGGCGGCCTGGAGCTGCTCGCCACGAAGGTCGCCGAACGGCTCGAGGAGCGGCTGCTCCTCCTCTGAGGTCGCGGGCACCCCGTCGGCCGGGCTGTTGGGAGGAGTACTTCCGGGAAGGGCGAAATTTCGCCGCGGTATCTCTCGCCAAAGCGCCCTCCGAGGGGACAGGATGTGGCCCGGCGCACATCTGCGCCTCCACTCTCGGAAGGGGTTCACCCATGCCTCAGCTCAACCGGCGGCTCCGTGCCGCCAGCGTCGCGGTCGCGGTCGCGGCCGGCCTCACCCTGGCCGGCCTGTCCGCGACCGGATCCGGCGCCCTCGCCGCGCCGGGCGACGTCGCGGCCGACGTCCCGTCGTCCACCCCGGTGCCGATCAGCACGCCCGACGGGGTCGTCTCGGCCTACCTGCTCAACGCACGGAAGGCGAACCCCGGCCAGACCCGCCTGGTCGAGCGCGCCGTCGTCCGGGCCGGTGGTGTCGTCGTCCAGACCTGGCCGCAGATCGGCGTCGTGGTCGCCCACAGCGACCGCGCGGCCTTCCGCGCCGAGGTGAGGGCGTACGCCGGCAACGCGCTCGAGTCGGTCGGCGCGACCCGCTCCGTCCCCGTCAGCGAGGGCACGCCCGACGGCGTCCAGGCGCCCTGGGGGCCGGGCCGCGGCCAGGACCGCACGGCCGCGCCCCGGACGGAGGGCGACGTCGGGTCCGAGACCACGCTCGCCGTCGTCCCCGACCCGCGCGAGGCGGAGCAGTGGGACATGCGGATGATCAAGGCCGACCAGGCCCATGCGATCACCGACGGCTCCCGGGACGTCGTGGTCGGCGTGCTCGACTCCGGTATCGACCCCGACCACCCGGACCTCGCCGCGAACATCGACGTCGCCGCCTCGGTCAACTGCAGCGACGCCGGCCGCCCCGACACCTCGCCGACCGGCTGGTACCCGACCACCAGCGACCACGGCACGCACGTCGCCGGCACCATCGGCGCGGCCCGCAACGGCACCGGCATCGTCGGCGTCGCGCCGGGCGTGCGGATGGCCTCGGTCAAGGTCGTCAACGACGCCGGCTTCATCTATCCCGAGTACGCCGTGTGCGGGTTCGTCTGGGCCGGCAGCCACGGCATGGACGTCACCAACAACAGCTACTACGTCGACCCGTTCGAGTTCTACTGCGAGGACCAGCCCGACCAGTACGCCGCCAAGGAGGCGGTGCGCCGCGCGGTCGCCTGGTCCACCGGTGAGGGCGTCGCGCACGTCGCGGCGGCCGGCAACTCGGCGTACGACCTGGCGAACAAGACGGTCGACAACGGCAGCCCCGACGATGCCGAGGTCCCGGTCCAGCGCACGATCAACAACGGCTGCCACGACATCCCGACCGAGCTGCCCGGCGTCGTGACGGTGTCCTCGCTGCAGCGGTTCCCGGCGGACACGATGGAGAACCGGCTCTCCGGCTTCAGCAACCGCGGCCTGGGCGTCATCGACGTCGCCGCCCCCGGCTCGGCGATCCTGTCGACCATCGTGAACAACAACGGCTACGGCCTCAAGAACGGCACCTCGATGGCCTCGCCGCACGTGGCCGGCGTGCTGGCCCTCATGAAGTCGGTGCACCCCGGTTGGACGCCCGCGCAGCTGGTCGCCCGGCTGCGTGCCCAGGCCGACGACCACCCCTGCGGTACGACGACGGCCGGTGCGCCGTGCGTCGGCACCGATGCCGAGAACAGCTACTACGGCGACGGCGTGGTCGACGCCCTCGACGCCGTGAGCTGACCCGGGACCGGGGACCCGGGTCGACCGGTGGCCGCCTGCGGGCGGTCACCGGTCACTTGGCAGACTCGATGCGTGACCACGACCAGCGTGCCGCCGGGCGAGGAGTCCGCCGAGGACCCGTCCGCGTTCGACCGGTCGCTGGTCCCGTTCCTGATGAACTACAAGTTCGGCCTCGACGAGATCCTCACCAAGATCAACATCCTGCGCGAGGAGCTGGCCTTCCGCGGCACCGGGAACCCGATCGAGCACGTGAGCTCGCGGCTCAAGTCGCCGGAGAGCCTGCGGGTCAAGGCGACGCGGATCGGCTGCCCGCTCGACCTGGACGCGATCGGCGAGCAGATCCTCGACATCGCCGGTGTCCGGATCGTCTGCAGCTTCATCGCCGACGCGTACCAGGTGCTCGACATGCTGACCACGCAGCCCGATGTCACCGTGCGCGCCATCAAGGACTACGTCGCGAACCCCAAGCCCAACGGCTACCGCAGCCTGCACGCCATCGTCGAGATCCCGGTGTTCCTCTCCGAGACCGCCCGCACCGTGCCGGTCGAGCTGCAGATCCGCACCGTCGCGATGGACTTCTGGGCCAGCGTCGAGCACAAGATCTACTACAAGTACGACAAGGACGTCCCCGGCGAGCTGGTCGAGGAGCTGTCCGCCGCCGCCCGGGTCGCCCACGACCTCGACACCCGGATGGCCGAGCTGCACCGGATCGTGCACGGCTGACCCCCACCCGGGGAGCCGCCGCCTAGGCTCGACC
This region of Nocardioides sp. L-11A genomic DNA includes:
- a CDS encoding S8 family serine peptidase → MPQLNRRLRAASVAVAVAAGLTLAGLSATGSGALAAPGDVAADVPSSTPVPISTPDGVVSAYLLNARKANPGQTRLVERAVVRAGGVVVQTWPQIGVVVAHSDRAAFRAEVRAYAGNALESVGATRSVPVSEGTPDGVQAPWGPGRGQDRTAAPRTEGDVGSETTLAVVPDPREAEQWDMRMIKADQAHAITDGSRDVVVGVLDSGIDPDHPDLAANIDVAASVNCSDAGRPDTSPTGWYPTTSDHGTHVAGTIGAARNGTGIVGVAPGVRMASVKVVNDAGFIYPEYAVCGFVWAGSHGMDVTNNSYYVDPFEFYCEDQPDQYAAKEAVRRAVAWSTGEGVAHVAAAGNSAYDLANKTVDNGSPDDAEVPVQRTINNGCHDIPTELPGVVTVSSLQRFPADTMENRLSGFSNRGLGVIDVAAPGSAILSTIVNNNGYGLKNGTSMASPHVAGVLALMKSVHPGWTPAQLVARLRAQADDHPCGTTTAGAPCVGTDAENSYYGDGVVDALDAVS
- a CDS encoding GTP pyrophosphokinase family protein: MTTTSVPPGEESAEDPSAFDRSLVPFLMNYKFGLDEILTKINILREELAFRGTGNPIEHVSSRLKSPESLRVKATRIGCPLDLDAIGEQILDIAGVRIVCSFIADAYQVLDMLTTQPDVTVRAIKDYVANPKPNGYRSLHAIVEIPVFLSETARTVPVELQIRTVAMDFWASVEHKIYYKYDKDVPGELVEELSAAARVAHDLDTRMAELHRIVHG